In Sphingomonas profundi, the sequence AGCGCGACGCCGGCGAACCGGGCGCGACTCACGCCGCCTCGTCGGTTTCGACCAGGATCCAGTTGGGGTCGTCGGAGCGGACGTGGCGGCTGAACGTCCACACGTCGTGCGTCTCGATCGCGTCGGTCAGCGATCCGGCGATCGCCTCGCCGTCGGCGTCGCGGGTCACGGCGGCGATGTCGGCGTCGAACCGCACCGTGACGCTGGCCATCTGGCCGGAGAGCGCGGCGCGCTCGATCACCGCCCGCTCGATCGCGACCAGCCGGTTGTCGAGCACGTGGCCGGCGACCCGCCGCTCCTCGATCGCCTGGGCGAAGGCCTGGCGCACGCCATCATCGGCAAGCCGGCCAAGCTCGTCCACGTCGCCGCGC encodes:
- a CDS encoding Tim44/TimA family putative adaptor protein is translated as MVEIIILAMIFLFVGLRLWSVLGRRTGHEQPIAKPVEVQAPSATISRPTADVPPSPALAEPAIEPRATDGVRAIAAADSSFDVARFLEGAQAAYRMVLEAYWRGDVDELGRLADDGVRQAFAQAIEERRVAGHVLDNRLVAIERAVIERAALSGQMASVTVRFDADIAAVTRDADGEAIAGSLTDAIETHDVWTFSRHVRSDDPNWILVETDEAA